In Stieleria varia, one genomic interval encodes:
- a CDS encoding calcium-binding protein — protein MSRPVTSERNRRTFAKTHGRRRLGFERLEIRRLLAADILDSPSGGSGFIEYSNNEISIHGSSNSDTVQVQYVPFYANPSGITRVLLSNLHGEQIHEYLTMGIHRVRFYGHDGDDHFTNSTSIPSTVFGGNGNDVLNGGNGPDTLSGDAGMDTINGNGGHDQLFGGFGLDTINGGSGNDTIMGGFGSDLLNGGSGNDQINGEHGNDTIDGGWDDDTLLGGQGNDQINGGFGNDYINGGLGADIIDGSFGNDTLLGSHGNDYINGNVGDDNLDGGPGHDQMRGGQGNDSMDGDSGNDSFFGGTGTDSYVGAGGYDRYYLQPEDNAPYVSWADVEIFLHDGGSEPILLLSDFGNVLTMPGTWSLSDVDALDQGLGELVQLTGNNALLQNKGDLNFIRYGDVYDVYADASIGELNTSVGAWNTGSAIALINNTFSSLHNVVLNVQHEIAHNWDEPSENASINAFRDVAWVQSETQPTGYLPALDSTVTDWWYDETDNTFAHWYGKNRPEEDFATSFAAYVGVLMGRNHGYASPEETMVFMAERFAALDAFFATL, from the coding sequence AGCCGACATCCTGGATTCGCCCTCAGGAGGATCGGGATTCATTGAATACAGCAACAACGAGATTTCTATCCACGGGTCGAGCAACAGTGACACGGTGCAGGTCCAGTATGTTCCCTTCTATGCAAATCCGTCTGGGATCACGCGAGTCTTGCTCAGCAACCTTCACGGTGAACAGATCCACGAGTACCTGACGATGGGGATTCACCGCGTCAGGTTCTACGGCCACGACGGCGATGACCATTTCACCAACTCAACCAGCATTCCGTCCACCGTTTTTGGTGGCAATGGAAACGATGTGCTCAACGGTGGAAACGGTCCCGACACGCTCAGCGGCGATGCAGGCATGGACACCATCAATGGAAATGGAGGACACGACCAGCTCTTCGGCGGCTTCGGTCTGGACACCATCAACGGCGGTAGTGGCAACGACACCATCATGGGCGGCTTTGGCTCGGACCTGTTGAACGGAGGCAGCGGCAACGATCAGATCAACGGCGAGCACGGAAATGACACGATCGACGGTGGCTGGGACGACGACACGTTGCTTGGTGGCCAAGGGAATGACCAAATCAATGGCGGATTTGGAAACGACTACATCAACGGCGGTTTGGGAGCGGACATCATTGACGGCAGTTTCGGGAACGACACACTGCTGGGCAGTCACGGGAACGATTACATCAATGGAAACGTCGGCGACGACAACCTTGATGGCGGTCCCGGTCACGATCAAATGCGAGGTGGTCAAGGAAATGACTCGATGGACGGTGACAGCGGAAACGACAGCTTCTTTGGAGGCACTGGCACGGACTCCTATGTTGGTGCCGGAGGATATGATCGCTATTACTTGCAACCGGAAGACAACGCCCCCTACGTCAGTTGGGCCGATGTGGAAATCTTTTTGCACGACGGCGGCAGCGAACCAATCTTGCTGTTGAGCGACTTTGGAAACGTGCTGACAATGCCCGGCACTTGGTCGCTGTCTGACGTCGATGCCCTTGATCAAGGGCTTGGTGAATTGGTTCAGTTGACAGGGAACAACGCCCTGCTGCAAAACAAAGGCGATCTGAATTTCATTCGCTACGGTGACGTGTACGATGTCTACGCTGACGCGAGTATCGGCGAGCTCAACACCAGCGTCGGTGCGTGGAACACGGGCTCTGCGATTGCATTGATCAACAACACCTTCAGTTCGCTCCACAATGTGGTGCTGAATGTGCAACACGAGATCGCGCACAACTGGGACGAGCCGAGCGAGAACGCCTCGATCAACGCCTTCCGCGATGTTGCTTGGGTGCAATCCGAAACCCAACCGACCGGCTATCTGCCGGCGTTGGATTCGACGGTGACCGATTGGTGGTATGACGAAACAGACAATACGTTCGCCCACTGGTACGGAAAGAATCGCCCAGAAGAAGACTTCGCGACCTCATTCGCCGCCTACGTCGGCGTATTGATGGGGCGTAATCATGGCTACGCGTCGCCAGAGGAGACCATGGTCTTCATGGCAGAGCGATTCGCAGCACTCGATGCCTTCTTTGCCACGTTGTAG
- a CDS encoding RNA polymerase sigma factor translates to MELEITDDWLRRLAAGDPITAAEFFQRFGGPMQRVADRNMGARLRQRVDPEDIVQSACRTFFRRLEQGQFELDGEEDLWHLICAITLNKLRRQARYHSRLRRDVTRQEAITDTTVGITDHSPQDPVWTAQWNEVMAECFDGLSEEQRKVLQMRLEGYRQMEIAEAVGCAERTVRRILAGVRDQLLKQADFDS, encoded by the coding sequence ATGGAACTCGAAATCACCGACGATTGGCTGCGACGCTTGGCTGCTGGCGACCCCATCACGGCAGCCGAATTCTTTCAACGTTTCGGCGGACCGATGCAACGCGTCGCCGATCGCAACATGGGCGCACGACTTCGCCAGCGAGTGGACCCGGAAGACATCGTACAGTCTGCCTGTCGTACGTTTTTTCGCCGACTGGAGCAGGGGCAGTTCGAACTGGATGGCGAAGAAGACCTGTGGCACCTGATCTGCGCGATCACACTTAACAAACTGAGGCGGCAAGCGAGATACCACTCACGTTTGCGTCGTGATGTCACTCGCCAAGAAGCCATCACGGACACCACCGTCGGTATCACGGATCACTCCCCTCAAGATCCTGTTTGGACCGCGCAGTGGAATGAAGTCATGGCGGAGTGTTTCGACGGATTGTCAGAGGAGCAACGTAAAGTGCTGCAGATGCGACTGGAAGGCTACCGACAGATGGAGATCGCGGAAGCGGTCGGATGCGCCGAGCGAACCGTGCGGCGAATCCTGGCCGGCGTACGCGATCAATTGCTCAAGCAAGCCGATTTTGATTCTTGA
- a CDS encoding serine/threonine-protein kinase produces the protein MNEQAADLEPIDEDARRRFESQWCGGGPESLKQYVPHWDQSRGRATLAELVLIDLEYRWKDWANATNKSDPPSLEPYLRQYKVLREHDCMRCLRDQQSQMAKQYGVDLSLVASKDSDPASTETLLDDETRTNPSSSDESLPVRWGNYLLLERLGQGAMGVVYRARQTAADREVALKRVQPGMLTADLRNQLHSRFEVEANAAARLSSDYIVPVYDVGNVDGVPYYTMPLLTDGSLSDLVRENPLTPQRAARLTQQVALGIATAHAAELWHRDIKPGNILWDATRDRAMVADFGLVRMEFTESEMTHTGQLVGTPAYMPPEQARDARSVDARSDIYAIGATLYHLLTGRPPFQASSIVELMRQVLFDQPLSVRRLNPSVPRDLDTVCAHCLQKSPERRYASADELAQDLERFLTGRPILAQPIGLLERSWRWIKRNPVLSAWATTAALSAFITMGVITYAYLESRSQQARYEAMYQEARGAIDSFYTDFSDDPLFNQPGMLPTRRKYLSQALRYYQRLLAQRESDGLSVLDVADTRTRIGTLLGELGDSADAIRMLRQAEQDLRRFTPAEKNSSSGLSIQGDLFNSLGRNLLAAGNNQEALEAFQQAEDFRQRVVDQEKVAGVHKNDWESNDWESNDWEARRSLANAIMNVGTALRVLGRMADATQQQTRAQNLRTELLKDFPNVFEIRRDWAKGEFNLGVLLSRQNQTAGGRHLQVALETFEQLIAQRPSDLDLRQTQIECLRQQAWQVTSSVADENSAADLPAVLIKAQELAEKLCTEHPETTAFVVLFAEVNATAIQLHLDAERYQDADELIDRTESQLNDHSQNETPVVWTLSNLAFLRAQLHLLRGENDAAMRALVRSEQHLSEFLKRSPNDPAAIDRQALLDETIDQLKSFVDPV, from the coding sequence ATGAACGAACAGGCGGCGGACCTTGAACCCATCGACGAAGACGCACGACGTCGGTTTGAATCCCAGTGGTGCGGAGGCGGACCGGAATCGCTGAAGCAGTACGTCCCTCACTGGGACCAATCGCGCGGCCGAGCCACTTTGGCGGAGCTCGTCCTGATCGACTTGGAATACCGCTGGAAAGATTGGGCCAACGCAACAAACAAGTCCGATCCACCGTCGTTGGAACCTTACCTGCGACAGTACAAAGTGCTGCGTGAACACGACTGCATGAGGTGCCTCCGCGATCAACAGTCGCAAATGGCGAAACAGTACGGCGTCGATCTTTCGCTCGTCGCGTCCAAGGACAGCGACCCGGCCAGCACTGAAACATTGCTGGATGACGAAACAAGGACGAATCCATCGTCGAGCGATGAGTCACTGCCCGTCCGGTGGGGAAACTATCTCTTGCTGGAACGGCTTGGCCAGGGGGCAATGGGCGTCGTCTATCGAGCCCGGCAAACAGCGGCTGATCGCGAGGTCGCTCTCAAGAGAGTCCAGCCCGGAATGTTAACAGCTGACCTCCGCAATCAACTTCATTCACGGTTTGAGGTCGAAGCCAATGCCGCGGCACGACTGTCCAGTGACTACATCGTTCCCGTCTACGACGTGGGCAACGTCGACGGAGTTCCGTACTACACGATGCCACTGTTGACCGACGGCAGTCTGTCCGATCTCGTTCGCGAAAATCCTCTCACGCCTCAGCGTGCCGCCCGATTGACGCAGCAAGTCGCTCTGGGAATTGCCACCGCGCATGCGGCCGAATTGTGGCACCGCGACATCAAACCGGGAAACATTCTTTGGGATGCAACACGGGACCGGGCCATGGTCGCGGACTTTGGTTTGGTGAGGATGGAGTTCACTGAATCGGAAATGACGCACACGGGGCAACTCGTCGGCACGCCGGCTTACATGCCGCCCGAACAAGCTCGTGACGCACGAAGCGTTGATGCGAGATCAGACATCTACGCCATCGGTGCAACACTGTATCACTTGCTCACCGGCCGTCCGCCCTTTCAAGCGTCATCGATCGTCGAGTTGATGCGGCAAGTGCTATTCGACCAGCCGCTCTCGGTCCGTAGGCTCAACCCTAGCGTCCCCCGCGATCTGGATACCGTCTGCGCACACTGCTTGCAAAAATCGCCTGAGCGACGATACGCCTCTGCCGATGAACTGGCCCAGGACCTTGAGCGTTTCCTCACAGGTCGACCGATCCTCGCCCAACCAATCGGCCTCCTGGAACGCTCCTGGCGGTGGATCAAACGCAACCCCGTCTTGTCGGCCTGGGCTACCACCGCAGCTCTATCGGCATTTATCACGATGGGCGTCATCACTTATGCATATCTCGAATCTCGCTCGCAGCAAGCTCGTTACGAAGCCATGTATCAAGAAGCTCGCGGAGCGATCGACTCATTCTACACCGATTTCAGTGATGACCCGCTCTTCAACCAACCCGGCATGCTGCCCACGAGACGAAAGTATCTCTCGCAAGCACTGCGGTACTATCAGCGACTGCTCGCTCAGCGCGAAAGCGACGGTCTTTCCGTGCTCGACGTCGCCGACACCCGCACACGTATCGGCACCCTGCTGGGCGAACTCGGCGACTCCGCCGACGCCATCAGGATGCTTCGTCAGGCAGAACAAGATCTCCGCCGTTTCACGCCGGCGGAGAAGAACTCTTCCAGCGGCCTGAGCATCCAAGGTGACCTGTTCAACTCGCTTGGTCGCAACCTGCTGGCCGCCGGAAACAACCAAGAAGCTCTGGAGGCATTTCAACAGGCGGAAGATTTCCGTCAACGCGTCGTCGACCAGGAGAAAGTAGCCGGCGTTCACAAAAACGACTGGGAGTCCAACGACTGGGAGTCCAACGACTGGGAAGCTCGACGCAGTCTGGCCAACGCGATCATGAACGTTGGCACGGCATTACGAGTCTTGGGTCGCATGGCGGATGCCACACAGCAGCAGACCCGGGCGCAAAACTTGCGAACAGAGTTGTTGAAAGACTTTCCCAATGTGTTTGAGATTCGTCGCGATTGGGCCAAGGGCGAGTTCAATCTCGGCGTCCTGCTGTCTCGCCAAAACCAAACCGCTGGCGGAAGACATTTGCAAGTCGCATTGGAAACATTTGAGCAGTTGATTGCCCAACGACCAAGCGACCTCGACCTGCGACAAACGCAAATCGAATGCCTTCGCCAACAAGCTTGGCAGGTGACCTCGTCCGTCGCGGACGAGAATTCTGCGGCAGATCTACCCGCTGTGTTGATCAAAGCCCAAGAGCTTGCCGAGAAGCTCTGTACCGAGCATCCCGAAACCACTGCGTTTGTAGTCCTGTTCGCCGAAGTCAACGCAACTGCGATTCAATTGCATTTGGACGCGGAGCGATACCAGGACGCGGACGAATTGATCGACCGAACGGAATCGCAACTGAACGACCATTCTCAAAATGAGACGCCTGTGGTATGGACACTCTCGAACTTGGCGTTTCTGCGGGCGCAGTTGCACTTGCTGCGAGGAGAGAATGACGCCGCGATGCGAGCGCTGGTGCGATCAGAACAGCATTTGAGTGAATTCTTGAAACGTTCTCCCAACGATCCCGCCGCGATCGATCGACAAGCTTTGCTCGACGAAACGATTGATCAGCTAAAATCATTCGTCGATCCGGTGTAG